ctacatttgcaccaatgttttgcacacttttttttgtctccaaaatttataagttgtaagttgatgagagagaaaatgtgtgtggggaagaaagaatatatagaaatttagttcatttgctaaacaaggttttataaaatagttgagaaggaaaactctagtgaaagttaatcttaaataatagaaaataaactaaaatgaaaattaaaagaagtaaaacacattaaaattagtttaaaactttacaaatagtttttaagaattatttggtgtaatattttatgatttttgtatgaataaagatatcttataattattgtatgactgtcattattgtaagaataattatttgtgtacggttttttttgactcatgtagatggatcggcaatggatgtacgctgaccggcggtccaaagagtttattgacggcgtgcactattttttgagagtggctgAAGCTAataggcaaaggggttttatttgttgtccatgcaataagtgtaagaatcagaaggagtattctgcatccaggattattcatttccacttgtttgagtcgggtttcatgccaagctataattgtcgGACATCCCACGAAGAGCAAGGTgatgaaatggaagaagatgaagtggaagacgacaatattccggactttactcagtatgttggatttgaagaaaatcaaacgggcgaggaggaaatagctgctgatggtaacgacgttgcggatgatcttggtcagatgttgcaggacgccagggaggactgcgaaagtgaaaaggaggcccataaattggacaagatgttggaggaccacagaacttcgttgtacccaggttgcgagcaggggcacaaaaagttggataccactctggagttcttgcaatggaaggcaaaaaatggggttagtgacaaggcatttggcgatttattgaaactcgtcaagaacattcttccggggggaaacaaattgcccgagacaacgtacgaggctaagaagatagtctgtccgttaggactggaagttcataagattcacgcatgtccgaacgattgtatcctatatcgcggtgaggagtatgagaacctagaagcatgccctgtttacaaagcactacgatacaagattagacgagacgatccaggagaagttgacgggcagctaacaaagaagagaattcctgctaaggtgatgtggtatttccctataataccacggctaaggcatttgttcaggaacaaggggaatgctagaatgttgcgatggcacgctgaagagcgtcaacaggacgggatgctgagacaccccgccgatggttcgcagtggcaaaacatcaacagaaaatttaaagaatttggaaaggaagcacgaaacatacggtttagtttgagtacggatggcatgaatccttttggagagatgagcagtggccatagcacttggcccgttatgatgtgtatctacaacctcccccctggctatgcatgaagaggaagtacataatgatgccgattattattcaaggccccaagcaacttggtaacgacatcgatgtgtacctaagaccactggtcgaagatcttaaacagttgtggaagaaggaaggcgTCCCCGTGtaggacgaggacaaacaggaggagtttaacctacgagcgctgctgttcgtaaccatcaacgattggcctgcacttagcacctatccggacagtccaacaaggggtacaaggcttgcactcactgtatggatgaaacagaaagtacgtatcttaagcactgtaggaaggttgtatacatgggtcatcgtcgattccttgcagcaaaccacccggtacggaagaaaggcaagcacttcgaacataaggccgaccaccgtacgaagcctaaacattgcagcgggaaaacagtgtttgctatggttaaagatcttaaagtagtgttcagaaaggggcctggaagccagcctatagaggcgaagatggtcacgcggtgatgtggaaaaagaactctatattttgggagttaccatattgggaattcttggacgtacgccacgcaatcgacgtgatgcacctcactaagaacctttgcgtaaaccttcttggcttcctaggtgtatacggaaagtcaaaagatacactggaagcacgtaatgatctgaagcatatggaacaacgcggcgaccttcacccggaaccaaaggagaaaggaagccattacttgagtccagccagctacactcttagcaaggcaaagaaggaaagtatgtttgaatgcttggagagcataaaggtaccgtctggatactccacgaatatcaagcgaataataagcacgaaggagaagaagttcacaaacctaaagtctcatgactgttacatgttgatgacacaactgctaccagttgtaataaggggtatctttccagacaatgtccgggcaacaataacaaagctatgtgtattcatgaacgcaatttcgcagaaggtcatcgatccggatagattagaagcccttcagaatgaaatggtgcaatgtctcgtcagttttgagttgatatttccaccttcatttttcaatataatgacgcatctgcttgtcaccttgtgaaagagatccgtattctcgggcctgtgtacctacacaatatgtttcctttcgagaggtacatgggcattctgaagaagtatattctagaggcaagcatcgccaagggttatggaacagaggaggtcatcgaattttgcgtagaatttatcgaagaccttcgcccaatcggggtacctgaatcacgccatgaagggagactacggggaaagggaactctcggaaggaaagcaataatgacggtagacaacaatttattccgtaaagcccatttcgcTGTTCTCCAacactcttcattggtagctccttacatcgaggagcacttggctctagttcgcgccaggaacatcggtaagttcgatgcatggattacacggcatcacattgatactttccccacgtggctacgacaacatctcatgggtaacgagtcgatcaaccaacaacttgccttcctggcgaggggaccgtctgggtcgatcgcgacattccaaggatatgagatcaatgtgtacacattctacacgagagcccaagacatgaagagcacgaaccaaaacagcgctgttcatgtcgatgccatgggacacgatggaacaactgccacgtattacggtgccatcgaggatatatgggaacttgactatggtcctctcaaggttcctctgttccggtgccaatgggtttggttgactggtggaggcgtaatgattgatgataGTGGTATGATAactgttgaccttaacaaggttggatactcggacgaaccttttgtccttgccaatgatgtaacgcaagtctttttcgtgaaggacatgtctagcaaaggaaagaagggcagagggcctgacgagcctaagcgtcaagtggttctcctaggcaaaagaaaaatcgtcggagttgaggacaagattGACGAGGATTatgatcagttggatgggcaaccccctttcacggtgacgattaaccctagcatcctcctatcaaatgaagacaccccttactcacgcagcgatcacaaggagggaacaatagtgaggagaaagtacgtgcggtcaaccgtcaccgccgatgtaatgccgtaattattgtgtacacgatgtaaactattttggatgtattgattatccatataaatcaattgatgtatggcataatttactatcattcatatgctacatttaattgactatcattcatatgctaattataattgactagagaatttttaaaagtattaaatcattcatgtggcatTTATAGATGTTAactagagtttttcacaatttaatttactatctttcatatgctacttacatatgactattcgaatttttaaaaggtttaaattatgcatgtggcatttacatatgttaattagagtttttaacatttaatttaatataattcctacgctaagtatatatgatgattacaatttttattaattttaaatcatgcagtatgtacatacatatcttaattagagtttttaccaatttaataatatcattcatatgctaagtatatatgattattggaatttttattaattttaagtcatatatttgcttattacgatttatccacttaatttattacagacaaaaataatttttcgaagtaattgtcattaatctttgtactttaaataatgttaatgcattaacttctattttagaaacacatatgtaagcgaaaataatatgtagtgctataatctttagtcccggttcttaaccctaaccgggtttaaaaagaatttggaaatagcgggaaaagatctttactcccggttgatgagaacaaccgggactaaagatatctttagtcccggttgtttatctttagtcccggttgttctcatcaaccgggagtaaagatcttttctttactcggagtaaagatatctttactccctattgttctcatcaaccgggagtaaagatcgagggctatatatattcccgatgtgcgccctcgtcttctccaccaacacttaacgTTTTCAgctgatcgatctctctcggcctctctccttcgccgccactgcctaaggcaaatccccgcgccgacgccgctgtATCTCGCCGTCTTttcgagctcgtcgtcctcgccgccgcctccgcctcctccgccgccgccgcatctctagGGTGAGAGCTGCCGCCACCTCTCCTTCATcgatctccgatctcgatctctctctccgtcgcgccgcccgccacgagacgccgcgccacgacgacgccgcgccacgccgacgccgcgccacgccgccgccggcacgccacgccgccgccttcgccgccgcgcgcgcaacgccgccgccgccacgccacgccgccgccttcgccgccacgcaacgccgccgccgtatgcaacgccacgccgctgccgccgtcgccacgccgccgccgccgtcgccgctacgccgccgcgccaagcgccggcccgatgccgccacaccgccgttaACGAActcgtgaacgagaacgaacacgtcaacgtacgttgccgcgagaacgtgaacgagaacgagaacgatcgaacgaacaagagcgagaacgagaacgatcgaacgaattaacgtgaacgagaacgacaacgaacatgaacgagaacgaacgtgaatgagaacgagcgaacgaacgtgaacgtgaaatgcaatatatatatgttacttcgcatttatcctaatacatattttttgtatcttgcagaaaagacgtgtcGTCGGaatcgtccctcaagccggagtggaagagctagccctagaaggaattcgtgcaggcaagtgacttgataatataaatgattgttatatttgtaatgcaattaagaatattagacttgtaattagacttagcatataagaatgtgtagtgttctaatattatttgagttttaatataagattactttatttgtaattagaattagtatgtaattattgactacggaattggtgcgactcctagcaattgactattgtagtcttaattagacttagcatataagcacgaaacacttagcatatacatgactattttagtcttagcatgtaatattatttgagttttaatataagattattttatttgtaattagacttagtatataattatttactagctagggttgtataatatacgtcacctagacttagcttatatcacgatttgtaattagacttagcacgtAAGGTTGTTTAGGGTTCTAATGTACGAcatttacacttagcatacatgacttagattgttaaaacataaatgtctcgtgacttagcagatgtttcttaTATCAACAGATGGCTGACCGCGATGAGAAACAGATATTGTatgatacaatcgcggagggaagcagccagtactggaatgaagaagaggggaacgaggatccaaaccagtacttgaacgaggaagggaacgtggagagggatgcggaggggaaccagcaggggcacgtggaaagggatgtggaggggaaccaggaggaggaggctagtgatagtcaaccctccgttggacagaagagggcacgcgggcaacaaggtgcagcgaagaagcttgagggtcggcacatcataacggaagtggaagaagatggacgtcctagtgccccggccgaagccgccaagaactatgtacgtcacagcggttgggttgtgcgggataacgtgcctatcagtacggtgtactggcgaagaacaagggcacgcggagatcatgagagctttgtcccagattcggagaaagagatgctgtggaccacaatgctcgagacattcacccttcccgcgggtacagaggacaaagtgaaaaggtggactctgaagaaaatggcagaacagtttcagagcttcaagggagagctgtacaagaaatatatcctgaaggggcagacaccgaacttcgacacattcccaaagctaagggatcactgggacgagtttgttgcatataagacaggtgaacaagggcaggcgatgatggaaagaaacaaagaaaatgccgccaagaagaagtaccatcaccacttggggtcaggaggctatagcgtcgcgatgccgaagtgagaggagatggaggctagcttgattgagaagggtatcgaaccggcaaccgccaattggccggaacgattgaagttctggtactatgctcacggtggaacgctcaacccagctgatggctcactggtcttcggcgatcagatacgagaggctgcaCGACGACTAACAGATGTAGTGGAAGCCtcctctcagggcacgttccgaccggacagagatAGGGACGAGCTGACACTcaccctgcagactccagagcatccaggacgaacacgagggaaaggggtgattccttggaagattagtttcaaggaggacatccacacgtacaggagtcggatgaggagtaagagagataccgaggcgaagattgcagatctagagttccgggtatcgagctacgaactcagcatgcaagaggaggtggcaaggaaggttgatgaacgcatggtcgcacatcggtcccatgatccccagccgaccattcctcctgcaatggtgagcccgtcaggaaaccgtagcagctgcgcctcaacggggcaggtaggatcacagagcatggacgccatgcaaacacaggaCGAATCGACCTATCctgttgatgacatcactcagcggacaccatgtgagctgcatattccttacaagaacttatcaataaaggtaagctcgtaatttatatattttagatttagccattccgctagttgctgcttatatatgttgattactaataaataatctctcacaacatgaaggtggcgtcgggcatggccatcccaacggacccttcaggtacttaccactgcaggccgattccagcaggatattcgaaggtcgaagttgagttggtcgaaggcgcgtacgaggacctcaagctggattaccctggaggagacggtgagacgcatctacgagacacaagccatgccattattctatggcgcaggcggtacatcatcctccctgggcgacaagcggcgtctcgtgcaccatctcctccggctccgccatctcctcctcaggatcctgcaccgtctcctcctcatgctccgccagtaccgtctccacctcaggctccaggACCGACTCCTcttcaggatcctgcaccgactcctcctcgggctcctacacctactcctccgcaagctcctcttccggcaccttcaaagtcaagggcccccccagctccaccgcctgcccacacaagggcaacgaagaaggcgaaagttgacgccgtcaagaacaaggacccggggtacgattgcacgcaagaggagcttgacgcttatgttgcatcagaagtcaagagacaattcaagcctcgaagtccagaaaagaagattcctatagagcccagtgtcaggaacttcttcaggggtatgtctgcatctgtcaaggaggccatcaagctatcggactatgagcgaacgctgaagaaagcatcttctggaaagtccaaaccagtccctcagcttggagagcaaccaaaccaggagatcgagccgttggtgaccggtaaagaaatgacgatagaacaatttattactgacaccggtctaactacggatcaattgctaggagtcacaccaatcgaaaaggcggaagtgaaatacatgtacgaactcggtaaaccgcttgtcaagcctgagctgctgcagtccctacccacacaaatgtacaagttccatcagctgtacatggagatgagcgccaccggtagagagatgatcggagcgaggatcagggacacagacttcttgcaaggagatgacattctctggatcaatttcaagggaatctacgaactataccagctggacgcccttgacgtctctattatgagttgctggattttgtaagtatatcgttcagttagatttcttactatacgtctcctttaattaattaggtccttgtatataagtagactatagaaaataatatactcccttttatcgttgtagaatggagattcaaagggcccgacggcggagggttttcgatactggattcatcgaccctcggagagtaaacgtcgcaatgctcgaccaatatccacaagaaacagaggacaatctcgtccatctcctgaaggcgcaacattacaagacgttcatactgttgccgtacaacacagagttagtttaattttactgtcttcctacataccaaatttcattcccgtacgaacttgctaagtgtttcatatgtaatgcatcccatgCACATTGCAgtttccactgggtgcttttactcttcgacctgtcggcctgcaccgtcaacgtatatgactcaatggataaaaaagagtctacgtttgacaaggttttcgaacttatagacaggtaccgtcataagttcctctgttaattaagaaaatcttgttatgttaattgctactacgaatcatagctttaaactccatgtagggcttggtatcggttccatcatttggtccgcggcaaatggagagaaagacttaggcggaagttcaaatttcctgtgagtacacatgctctacatttatatttctccgattcaaatacatacaagtatatattagttatatctctcgttgtttgtcatttatttgtagtgcgcaaagcaaaagcagggaactaacttgtgcggctattacgtgtgcgagtattgccattgccttgcagaccaaatcatcaccacaagagagctcgatgtacgtacaaataaattcaaaatttcattacgtaacgatttcttgtttaattactaatcaatttcatacattcatatagtttattcacatgagggataacctgaccacacacaaggaatttatcgcggcggttcaagaacaactcatgggattcatcaacgaagaaatccttgatcccaagggtgaattctactacgacggaaacacaattcaccggtccttagcttctgagctagcagcgagtactactacgtcgaaatcgtagctagctagaacatataatggattataattaatacatgactacatatgtttctatatgcatgtgtacacattttctataatgtaaatatattttggtcatatatatatatatatatatatatatatatatatatatatatatatatatatatatatatatatatatatatatatatatatatatatatatatatatatatatatatgcatttgcataacatatatatatatatgtatgtgtgcatatatatgtattgaaacatatatatgcatggtttatatatatatataaaccatgcagcaacagggccatgcaaaaaaaaaaaaggtcagctcgatctttagtcctggttggtaacaccaaccgggactaaagatggcttaGCTGGCtaagccatctttagtcccggttggtgttaccaactaggactaaagatcgatctttagtcccggttatttcacccgggactaaagatagcgatctttagtcccggattggtactCCCGGTttagaaaccgggactaaagggggttacaaaccgggactacaaagggtttctccaccagtgatattAGCTGCATCCTTGAAACTGGAAACTGATTGTGTGGTGGCACAAAATGGAGACCTTCAGCTTGTTTGTGTCATCCACATCGCAGGACCACCATCAACCCAGGGTACCAATGATCCTCCTTGCGGTCAAGGTaactgaaattttgaaaataaattatggCATGATTATTAAATATTAATAGATAAAGTGGACATGATTACATAAAATAATGTTATCtaatttctagaaattcatGTTAGGCTAAGGATTGGTACTTACTACAATATGGACTAACAACCCCCATGGAAATGAAGCACAATTATCAATCTGACAATCAGTAGCAGTACACTGAAAATCCCGAAATCGATTTATCTAGCATTACACTAAACAATTAGCAATCTGACAATCTCTAATTGAGACTTAGCAGGCAGCCGTAATGAACACATATGGTCACATCATACGAGACCACCAGATCTAGAAGCAAATAAAGTAGACCAGGGTTGGAGGTGAGCATATTGCAATGTACCTGGAGGCGAGGAGGATCCTGGGGTGGCCAGCGCCTACCCAGGCCCAGCCAATGCTGCGGCGGCAGCACTCCGCCCAGAATGAGTGCAGGCGCGAGGGAGTTGATCGACTCGAGCACAAACCTCCTGAGTGTGTCAAGGGCAAGGAGAACGCCAGGCCTCAGCGTCTCCTGCGCGTCAGGATCAGGATTAGACGCGAAGGGGTCCTGAGGATGTGGGGCTGAACACTACTATGGAAACCTTCTTTACTGAAAAAGATgaactaaataaataatttatatgtttgaATCGCAATCCTATCACTGAAAAAAAGTGGCAGGTTATGATCCTGCATAACTGAAAAAGAGTACTAATAATTTGTAGGAACAAGAGAAAGCTAATCTTCTGAAAAAAATGTGCACTCAGTTTATACATTGATTATTCCTTACACAAATTAGATTTAACTCATAGGCAGGCTAGAAAACATTAATTAGTTGATATGCAGAATAGCATATATGAGCTCATAACATAACTGTATTGAAACAACTCTATTGAGCCTCTCATAAAAGCACTCATATAGCAGCTTCTCACAAATATCACAGAGCATCTAAGATGTACCAGACAGTTATACACCCTAATAACATGGTTTATGAAGAATAGCATATGTGCTATGATTAAAACATAATAATTGTATTAAAACAATTCTATTGAGTCTCTCCTCTTAAAAGCACTCATATAGAAGCTTTTCACAAACATCACAGAGCATCTAAAGATGTACTAGACACCCTAAAACCATGGTTTATGCATAAGAGATATGACAGCTAAAAAGACCTGAATGAACTGTTAAACCAAAATCAATATCACACTTCATAAAGGTCATGAGAATGAACTGTTGACCCAACACTCACAATAACTTACAAGGCCATTCGGCATTCCTATTTAGATCTGAGTGAGATAGGGGAACCTCCTCTCCCACCCCTTGCACCAGTGGCTCGTGGATTTCTTCGGCTCGTGAAATTCTCCGGGCCTCCACCTTGTCCCGTACACCTGGTCTGCTGCTCAGGAAGCGAGGAGCTTCCAGTGAACTGCATGGAGGGCCGGACCCTTGGTCCCAAGGCGCGAGCAGGGGCAGTGTTGGGCCTGGAAATTCCTTGTACCTGAGTGGAAGAGTAAGTTCAGTACCTGGGAGATACGTTTCTAGAAACCTGAAACAAAAACACAACCAAAAGGTTCAACCCTAAGAATTATTCAGCTAATAGTTGCAGTACATGTTATCTATATTCAGATCTAAACAGGGAGCACATGAATCAATAAGTACATCTTGTTTACATGTCcacctcaccacgtcacttgTTGGCGACTACCGTGCCTGCTCGGACGACGCAGTAATCCACGCCATGGACGAGGGCCGTCCATGACGACGTCGACGTCATCTCCTTCTCTATCAGCCAAGAAGTCAAGACGACCTACGACCGCGACgtggtcgccatcgccgcctacAGCGCCATGGAGAAGTATTCCGTTCGTGGTGTGTGCCGGCAACCAAGGCCCCGGCGCCTCCACCGTGGAGAACGACGTGCCCTGGATGTTCACCGTGGGCGCCGGCACGGTCGACCGCTCGTTGGAGGCCAAGCTGCAGTCAACGACCGGCGGCAACCCCATCTTGGGCCAATACATGGCCAACAGGAAGAGGACCCAGGTGTCCTCTACGGAGAGGATGGGGAGTGCCGCTACTGCCTGTCCCGGAAGTGGAAAAGCAGGCGCTTTTTCGCGACAAGATGGTCATCTTTGAGGCCTTGAAGAGCACGCCTAGGGGTGGTAATCCCATCGCAGAAGCGGTGACCAAGTACAAGGCCGCAGCCGCTGTATCAATACAGCAGCCCGGCTACACATTCGACTTGTACGATTACGGGCCTGCTCGTCCTATCGTCCAAGTCTCCTACGACGAGCGCGAGAGGCTCAAGGGCTATGCGTCCTCGCCCGCGGTGATGGCCTCCCTCGAACTCGGCGATACAGTTCTGGGGTCGTCGATTCCAGCGCCCATCGTCGCTGGCTTCTCGGGCCGGGGTCCGAGCAAGCGCAGCCCAGGCATCCTGAAGCTGGACATCATGGCGCCAGGAGTCAACATCTTCGCTGGAGTACCGGACGCGCACCCGTACACGCCGTTCGACTTCATGTCGGGGACCTCGATGGCCACGCCCCACGTGAGCGGGCTCGTGGCGCTCTTCAGGACTCTTCACCCGCACTGGTCGCCCGCCGCGATCCGGTCGGCGTTCGTGACAACGGCCGACGTCGTGGACAACACAGGAAAACCCATCCAAGTTGAAAACCGAGCTGCGGCCGCTGGCGCGTACAGCATCAGGGCCGGGCACGTTCTTGTTATTTCTTAACCTTAACCTTACAGATAAAATCTACAAGCGTACGGaaaataccgatgtagcacttcacccgagagtattctcAGGTATCGGTTTTCATAGGAAACGTGTGTCGGCTCTTCATCAGGTAAAACTAAATTACTCACAGGTAAAACTAAATTACTCAAAAGATACTTCTATTATAATCAGAGTAATTAACAGAGTGAAAGAAATAAGaagaggattaccgacaactccggaactCCTCTGACTTCTTTtactctactctctccctaatctagtatacaataaagtacaatagatcgttttataattcagctcaagcttggagtgCGTGtgagaagtgaagtgaagaaCTCTATTCAT
The Oryza glaberrima chromosome 8, OglaRS2, whole genome shotgun sequence DNA segment above includes these coding regions:
- the LOC127783046 gene encoding subtilisin-like protease SBT1.5: MTTSTSSPSLSAKKSRRPTTATWSPSPPTAPWRSIPFVVCAGNQGPGASTVENDVPWMFTVGAGTVDRSLEAKLQSTTGGNPILGQYMANRKRTQSTPRGGNPIAEAVTKYKAAAAVSIQQPGYTFDLYDYGPARPIVQVSYDERERLKGYASSPAVMASLELGDTVLGSSIPAPIVAGFSGRGPSKRSPGILKLDIMAPGVNIFAGVPDAHPYTPFDFMSGTSMATPHVSGLVALFRTLHPHWSPAAIRSAFVTTADVVDNTGKPIQVENRAAAAGAYSIRAGHVLVIS